One part of the Thermococcus radiotolerans genome encodes these proteins:
- a CDS encoding 4Fe-4S dicluster domain-containing protein has product MERKYLYLDYLTCIGCETCETVCDFIHDGSPHIRIYVTENKQYLPINCKHCDDAPCVRVCPTNAIYRDEDGAVRIAENRCIGCLACLQVCPYGVPFYSLKVRAITKCDMCADRREEGLEPACALMCPAEAIQYGPLEMVLELVNERRAKNIPEHQRELSDEELRESVSSGYVLL; this is encoded by the coding sequence ATGGAGAGGAAATACCTCTACCTCGATTACCTCACGTGCATCGGCTGCGAGACCTGTGAAACCGTCTGCGACTTCATCCACGATGGGAGCCCACACATCAGGATTTACGTAACGGAGAACAAGCAGTACCTCCCGATAAACTGCAAGCACTGCGACGACGCGCCCTGCGTGAGGGTCTGCCCGACCAACGCCATTTACCGTGATGAGGATGGAGCGGTGAGGATAGCCGAGAACAGGTGCATCGGCTGTCTCGCCTGCCTCCAGGTGTGTCCCTACGGCGTTCCCTTCTACAGCCTCAAGGTCAGGGCGATAACCAAGTGCGACATGTGTGCCGACAGACGCGAGGAGGGTCTCGAGCCGGCCTGCGCCCTCATGTGCCCGGCGGAGGCCATCCAGTACGGCCCGTTGGAGATGGTTCTTGAACTCGTCAACGAGAGGCGCGCCAAGAACATCCCCGAACACCAGAGGGAGCTCAGCGATGAGGAGCTCAGGGAGAGCGTGAGTTCCGGCTACGTTCTCCTCTGA
- a CDS encoding FAD-dependent oxidoreductase, producing MRGIKFSFLCKEKPPQTGKRVAIVGAGPAGLTAAGYLVCKGHDVDIYDKMPEPGGLMLFVIPEFRIPVERVRLGAKELEEEFEVTYYPKTKVMEGEREDEGDEFYERAVRLSELRENYDAVLIATGIWNVRRIGIPGDDLEGILSPLELLFWIKGAELGYVPKEKVPDLKGKRVGIIGAGLTAVDAAFECNRLGAEVEIFYRRTIREAPAGAYEINILRNRGVKWFELVTPKRVIGENGRVKAIELLRTRLGEPDETGRRRPIPIEGSEFQVELDYLVFAIGMVSTPPVNGSYIATDKRGRIVVDSRHMTSVEGIFAAGDVVNGPTKVGRAIKDGLYAAVSIDRWLRGES from the coding sequence ATGAGGGGTATCAAGTTCTCCTTTCTCTGCAAAGAGAAGCCCCCGCAGACTGGAAAGAGGGTGGCCATAGTCGGCGCTGGACCGGCGGGACTTACGGCGGCCGGCTACCTCGTCTGCAAGGGACACGACGTTGACATCTACGACAAAATGCCCGAGCCCGGTGGGTTGATGCTCTTCGTCATTCCAGAGTTCAGGATTCCCGTCGAGAGGGTTCGTCTCGGTGCGAAGGAGCTTGAGGAGGAGTTCGAGGTAACCTATTACCCGAAGACGAAGGTCATGGAGGGTGAGAGGGAGGACGAGGGCGACGAGTTCTACGAGAGAGCTGTTAGACTCAGTGAACTCAGGGAGAACTACGACGCGGTTCTGATAGCCACCGGAATCTGGAACGTCAGGAGGATTGGAATCCCCGGGGACGACCTGGAGGGCATACTCTCACCGCTGGAGCTCCTCTTCTGGATAAAAGGAGCCGAACTCGGCTACGTTCCAAAGGAGAAGGTTCCCGATTTGAAAGGCAAGAGGGTCGGTATAATCGGCGCGGGATTGACGGCTGTTGATGCCGCCTTCGAGTGCAACCGCCTCGGTGCGGAGGTTGAGATATTCTACCGCAGGACGATAAGGGAAGCCCCCGCCGGAGCCTACGAGATAAACATCCTCCGGAACAGAGGAGTCAAATGGTTCGAGCTCGTGACTCCAAAGCGCGTGATAGGTGAGAACGGCCGCGTTAAGGCGATTGAACTCCTCAGAACTCGCCTCGGTGAGCCCGACGAGACCGGAAGGAGGAGGCCGATACCCATAGAGGGCTCGGAGTTCCAGGTTGAGCTGGACTACTTGGTCTTTGCCATAGGCATGGTCTCCACCCCGCCGGTTAACGGCTCCTACATCGCGACGGACAAGAGGGGCAGAATCGTCGTTGATTCCAGGCACATGACGAGCGTTGAGGGAATCTTTGCCGCCGGGGATGTGGTCAACGGCCCGACGAAGGTCGGCAGGGCGATAAAGGACGGCCTCTATGCGGCAGTCTCAATCGACAGGTGGCTCAGGGGTGAATCCTGA
- a CDS encoding 4Fe-4S dicluster domain-containing protein, translating to MFKRIRGLFGRGGKAPASPPAEISETPKKEEGLKADACIGCALCAQVCPHNAIFVIDDGKKVISFHPELCKECNYECNDICPTKAIQGHPDRLDLEFEYAHCQVCGRKLDYTVKTAEFLYHKLEKFYDHPEVVFMCDRCKHDRVKEFPSEYLRFFGGTTK from the coding sequence ATGTTCAAGCGCATCAGGGGATTATTCGGGAGGGGAGGGAAGGCCCCGGCTTCGCCCCCGGCTGAGATTTCAGAAACCCCGAAAAAAGAGGAAGGCCTCAAAGCCGACGCCTGCATAGGCTGTGCCCTCTGTGCCCAGGTGTGCCCGCACAATGCGATATTCGTCATAGACGATGGTAAGAAGGTCATCTCGTTCCATCCCGAGCTCTGCAAGGAGTGCAACTACGAGTGCAACGACATATGCCCGACGAAGGCCATCCAGGGCCACCCCGACAGACTCGACCTCGAGTTCGAATACGCCCACTGTCAGGTCTGCGGCAGGAAGCTGGACTACACCGTTAAAACCGCGGAGTTCCTCTATCACAAGCTGGAGAAGTTCTACGACCATCCAGAGGTCGTCTTCATGTGCGACAGGTGCAAGCACGACCGCGTCAAGGAGTTCCCGAGCGAGTACCTCAGGTTCTTCGGGGGGACCACCAAATGA
- the cooS gene encoding anaerobic carbon-monoxide dehydrogenase catalytic subunit: protein MKKYKEVSIDPTTQKMYERAQEMGIETVWERLEKQQPQCGYGLLGVCCRNCMMGPCRINPFGGEPRRGVCGADADTIVARNLLRMIAAGAAAHSDHGRHVALTLLIAAEMAEKFKKEGKPVLELDNMASSTLPYQVRDVEKLKAIAERLGIETEGKTVRELAKEVAEVALNDFGKQDEEALAFLKAYLNPKTYEMFEKAAEKAGMPWFENGILPRSIDREIVESLHRTHIGTDHDPVSILLHGLKTSLGDAWGGSLIATELQDVLFGTPQVIKAEANLGVLKEDYVNIVVHGHEPVLSEKIVEAAQDPELLELAEKLGAKGINVVGMCCTGLEVLMRHGIPIAGNFLQQEMAIVTGAVEAMVVDVQCIMPATVDVARCFHTKIIDTSPLATFPGAIHIKFDERRADEIAKEIVKTAVENFPNRSKVRVEIPKEKMAGYVGFSVEAILKHFGGSLKPIEEAIVEGKIKGVAGLVGCNNPKIKQDHNHIKIANELMKRDVLLVGTGCWATAAMKYGIFLPEYADTENVGPGLREFVKEWGIPPALNMGSCVDCTRILVLADLVARDLNVPISALPVVGSAPEAMTEKAVSIGTYFVASGITTHLGIVPPVLGGPKVVKILTQDLYDIVGAAFIVEPDPYKAAKLMYDHIMKKRKELGI from the coding sequence ATGAAGAAGTATAAGGAAGTTTCTATCGACCCGACCACCCAAAAGATGTACGAAAGAGCCCAGGAGATGGGAATTGAGACCGTTTGGGAGAGGCTCGAGAAGCAGCAGCCGCAGTGCGGTTACGGCCTCCTTGGAGTCTGCTGCAGGAACTGTATGATGGGACCGTGCAGGATCAACCCCTTCGGGGGCGAGCCGAGAAGGGGCGTCTGCGGTGCCGATGCTGACACCATAGTCGCCAGGAACCTTCTCAGGATGATAGCGGCCGGTGCTGCCGCTCACAGTGACCACGGGCGCCACGTGGCTCTGACCCTTCTCATAGCGGCCGAAATGGCCGAGAAGTTCAAGAAGGAAGGAAAGCCCGTCCTTGAACTCGACAACATGGCGTCGAGCACCCTGCCGTATCAGGTGAGGGATGTCGAGAAGCTCAAGGCCATCGCCGAGAGGCTCGGAATCGAGACGGAGGGCAAGACCGTCAGGGAGCTCGCCAAGGAAGTTGCCGAAGTGGCGCTCAATGACTTTGGAAAGCAGGATGAGGAGGCTCTGGCCTTCCTCAAGGCCTACCTCAACCCCAAGACCTACGAGATGTTCGAGAAGGCCGCCGAGAAGGCCGGCATGCCTTGGTTCGAGAACGGTATTCTCCCGAGGAGCATAGACAGAGAGATAGTGGAGAGCCTCCACAGGACTCACATAGGAACCGACCACGACCCGGTGAGTATACTCCTCCACGGTCTGAAGACGTCCCTCGGCGATGCATGGGGAGGTTCGCTCATAGCGACCGAACTTCAGGACGTGCTCTTCGGCACGCCGCAGGTCATAAAGGCCGAGGCCAACCTCGGAGTCCTCAAGGAGGACTACGTCAACATAGTCGTCCACGGCCACGAGCCCGTTCTCTCGGAGAAAATCGTTGAGGCGGCTCAGGATCCCGAGCTGCTCGAGCTCGCCGAGAAACTCGGTGCCAAGGGCATAAACGTCGTCGGAATGTGCTGTACAGGTTTAGAGGTTCTCATGAGGCACGGCATACCCATAGCCGGCAACTTCCTCCAGCAGGAGATGGCCATAGTTACCGGCGCCGTCGAGGCCATGGTAGTTGACGTGCAGTGTATAATGCCCGCAACGGTTGACGTGGCCAGGTGCTTCCACACCAAGATAATAGACACCAGCCCGCTGGCAACGTTCCCGGGAGCCATACACATCAAGTTCGACGAGAGAAGGGCGGATGAGATAGCCAAGGAGATAGTCAAGACTGCAGTTGAGAACTTCCCGAACAGGTCGAAGGTGAGGGTTGAGATACCGAAGGAGAAGATGGCAGGATACGTCGGCTTCAGCGTCGAGGCGATACTCAAGCACTTCGGAGGCTCCCTCAAGCCCATTGAAGAGGCCATCGTCGAGGGCAAGATAAAGGGCGTAGCGGGCTTAGTCGGCTGCAACAACCCGAAGATAAAGCAGGATCACAACCACATCAAGATAGCCAACGAGCTGATGAAGAGGGACGTCCTCCTCGTGGGAACCGGCTGCTGGGCGACCGCGGCGATGAAGTATGGCATCTTCCTGCCCGAGTACGCGGACACCGAGAACGTTGGGCCCGGTCTGAGGGAGTTCGTCAAGGAGTGGGGCATTCCTCCTGCTCTTAACATGGGCTCGTGCGTTGACTGTACGAGAATACTCGTCCTGGCCGACCTGGTGGCTAGGGACCTGAACGTTCCTATTTCGGCATTGCCTGTGGTGGGCTCTGCCCCCGAGGCCATGACCGAGAAGGCCGTCTCGATAGGAACCTACTTCGTGGCCAGCGGAATCACCACGCACCTTGGCATAGTCCCGCCGGTTCTCGGCGGTCCGAAGGTGGTAAAGATTCTCACGCAGGACCTCTACGACATCGTTGGAGCGGCCTTCATAGTGGAGCCCGACCCGTACAAGGCAGCGAAGCTGATGTACGACCACATCATGAAGAAGAGGAAGGAGCTCGGTATCTGA
- a CDS encoding 4Fe-4S dicluster domain-containing protein, with protein MPTDSKPTIFINPAKCIGCRQCEIACAVEHSQSKDLFSAIFEDPLPLPRIHILPMGAYNVPMNCRHCDGAPCVEVCPTGALYHDEDGAVMITPEKCIGCKMCAIVCPFGIPEFEALNGVMFKCDMCPDRRAEGRPPACVEACKTGALQFGTIDEIVSSVRKETAEKIIKLKEGTYEEEYNGWDLFRSMYAEIIRINEGESK; from the coding sequence ATGCCCACCGATTCAAAGCCTACTATCTTCATAAACCCAGCGAAGTGCATTGGCTGTCGGCAGTGTGAGATAGCGTGTGCAGTGGAACACTCTCAGAGCAAGGACCTCTTCTCAGCGATCTTTGAGGACCCGCTGCCCCTGCCGAGGATACACATTCTCCCCATGGGGGCCTACAACGTACCCATGAACTGCAGGCACTGCGATGGCGCACCGTGTGTCGAGGTATGTCCCACCGGCGCGCTCTATCACGACGAAGACGGCGCGGTCATGATAACCCCCGAGAAGTGCATCGGCTGCAAGATGTGTGCCATCGTCTGTCCCTTCGGTATCCCCGAGTTCGAAGCCCTCAACGGTGTGATGTTCAAGTGCGATATGTGTCCCGACAGGAGAGCCGAGGGCCGGCCTCCCGCGTGCGTTGAGGCGTGCAAGACCGGGGCGCTTCAGTTCGGCACCATAGACGAGATAGTCTCCAGCGTCAGGAAGGAAACGGCCGAGAAGATAATCAAGCTGAAAGAAGGGACGTATGAAGAGGAATACAACGGTTGGGACCTTTTCAGGTCCATGTACGCCGAAATTATTCGTATTAATGAGGGGGAGTCGAAATGA
- a CDS encoding ATP-binding protein, with product MTKPPNPADEERRKKLFEIADELRERTKKQTPEEGFRVVITGKGGVGKTTMTAILARLLARDGYRVLAVDEDPQMNLAHALGVPKEVRDKIVPLNRNLDYIEEKTGARPGTNWGLYFSLTPDVRDVVDRFGVVGPDGVMLLVMGSVVQAAAGCLCPENALLDAVIKYINLRKGEIILMDTQAGLEHFGRALARGFKQAVILTEPTYNSVQVAVDAAKLARQLGIEHVHLVINKVKKEGHVEKVERILNELGFNDFTTKTVIPYDEMVEEYDPEIEAILANPESPTYIKALELKNILLKYAE from the coding sequence ATGACAAAACCCCCGAATCCCGCGGATGAGGAGAGGAGAAAAAAACTGTTTGAAATCGCCGATGAACTCAGGGAGCGGACGAAAAAGCAGACCCCCGAGGAAGGTTTTAGGGTCGTGATAACGGGCAAGGGTGGAGTCGGAAAAACCACGATGACGGCTATCCTCGCAAGGCTCCTGGCCAGGGACGGCTACCGCGTTCTGGCCGTTGATGAGGACCCCCAGATGAACCTCGCACACGCCCTCGGCGTTCCAAAGGAAGTGCGCGATAAGATAGTTCCCCTGAACAGAAACCTAGATTACATAGAGGAAAAAACGGGAGCGAGGCCGGGCACCAACTGGGGTCTGTACTTCTCACTCACCCCCGACGTCAGGGACGTCGTTGACCGCTTCGGTGTCGTCGGACCGGATGGCGTCATGCTCCTCGTCATGGGGAGCGTGGTTCAGGCCGCGGCCGGCTGTCTCTGCCCCGAAAATGCTCTCCTCGATGCCGTCATCAAGTACATCAACCTCAGGAAGGGCGAGATAATTCTGATGGACACGCAGGCCGGGCTGGAGCACTTTGGAAGGGCCCTCGCCAGGGGCTTCAAGCAGGCGGTTATACTCACGGAGCCAACCTACAACTCCGTTCAGGTGGCGGTTGATGCAGCGAAACTGGCGAGGCAGCTGGGCATAGAACATGTCCACCTGGTAATCAACAAAGTGAAGAAGGAAGGCCACGTGGAAAAGGTCGAGAGAATCCTGAACGAGCTCGGCTTCAACGACTTCACGACGAAGACGGTAATCCCCTACGACGAGATGGTCGAGGAGTACGACCCGGAGATAGAGGCAATACTAGCCAATCCCGAGTCGCCAACCTATATAAAAGCCCTAGAGCTGAAGAATATCCTCCTGAAGTACGCGGAGTAG
- a CDS encoding Mrp/NBP35 family ATP-binding protein → MTIKAPTLNIGGLGADPLTQRINEKQEKWTYKIAVLSGKGGVGKSTVAVNIAAALAKKGYFVGILDADIHGPNVAKMLGVDRAEVLAEKMEDGRFEMIPPMNDFLGQTTPIKVMSMGFLVPDDQPIIWRGALVTKAIKQLLGDVKWGSLDFMIVDFPPGTGDEILTVTQTLKLDAAVIVTTPQEVALLDTGKAVNMMKKMEVPYVAVVENMSYLICPHCGNEIDIFGKGGGKKLAEKEGVDFLGEIPIDLKAREASDAGIPIVLYEDTVAAKAFMKIVDKLVEKLEAMKGEKEAPDESKEE, encoded by the coding sequence ATGACCATCAAAGCTCCCACACTCAACATAGGCGGACTGGGCGCTGATCCCCTCACCCAGAGGATAAACGAGAAGCAGGAGAAGTGGACGTACAAGATAGCCGTCCTGAGCGGTAAGGGCGGCGTTGGAAAGAGCACCGTGGCGGTTAACATCGCCGCCGCACTTGCAAAGAAGGGCTACTTCGTCGGAATACTCGACGCGGACATACACGGACCGAACGTCGCCAAGATGCTCGGCGTCGACAGGGCCGAGGTTCTGGCCGAGAAGATGGAAGACGGCAGGTTTGAGATGATACCTCCGATGAACGACTTCCTTGGCCAGACAACCCCGATCAAGGTCATGAGCATGGGCTTCCTCGTTCCGGACGACCAGCCGATAATCTGGCGCGGGGCCCTGGTCACGAAGGCAATCAAGCAGCTCCTCGGCGACGTCAAGTGGGGTTCGCTGGACTTCATGATAGTTGACTTCCCGCCCGGAACCGGCGACGAGATACTGACCGTCACCCAGACCCTCAAGCTCGATGCGGCGGTCATAGTGACCACCCCACAGGAGGTCGCTTTGCTCGACACGGGCAAGGCCGTCAACATGATGAAGAAGATGGAGGTGCCCTACGTCGCGGTCGTCGAGAACATGAGCTACCTCATCTGCCCGCACTGCGGCAACGAGATAGACATCTTCGGTAAGGGTGGCGGAAAGAAGCTCGCCGAGAAGGAGGGGGTTGACTTCCTCGGGGAGATTCCGATAGACCTCAAGGCCAGAGAGGCCAGCGACGCGGGCATACCGATAGTCCTCTACGAGGACACCGTTGCGGCCAAGGCCTTCATGAAGATAGTTGACAAGCTCGTGGAGAAGCTTGAAGCGATGAAGGGCGAGAAGGAAGCCCCGGATGAATCCAAGGAGGAGTAA
- a CDS encoding DUF2110 family protein has translation MQEVVILEKVYGDRSGFLKLDKKLKALLGDLEVEWKLSAVKKNWIKVSLNGEDEEISANLVREEFGEVPYKLSAVKEGETYRGRFVDLGKVGYGAYVDIGIFTPRPKDALLPLYYLKETFGEMPVRQMIRDFGWVDNLPIEVTVTEVEFGAREVELAFSDAQLKRIEGWISDGYDKLFIAGTVSENVEKALIKTGHGRDVKRIEELGLMETLLILKKGTQAPGIIKEIGPHLRGTLIGAVKFRE, from the coding sequence ATGCAGGAAGTAGTTATTCTTGAGAAGGTTTACGGGGATAGGAGTGGTTTTCTTAAGCTCGACAAGAAGTTGAAGGCCCTCCTTGGAGATTTAGAAGTCGAATGGAAACTTTCGGCGGTCAAGAAGAACTGGATTAAGGTTTCCCTGAACGGGGAGGATGAGGAGATAAGCGCGAATCTCGTCCGTGAGGAGTTCGGCGAGGTCCCCTACAAGCTGAGCGCGGTTAAAGAGGGAGAGACCTACCGCGGTCGCTTTGTGGACCTCGGTAAGGTCGGCTACGGGGCCTACGTGGACATTGGAATCTTCACGCCGAGGCCCAAGGACGCGCTGCTTCCCCTGTACTACCTCAAAGAGACCTTCGGTGAAATGCCCGTCAGGCAGATGATAAGGGACTTCGGCTGGGTGGACAACCTGCCCATCGAGGTAACCGTGACCGAGGTGGAGTTCGGTGCCAGGGAGGTGGAGCTGGCCTTCAGCGATGCCCAGCTGAAGCGCATAGAGGGCTGGATAAGCGACGGCTACGACAAGCTCTTCATAGCCGGCACCGTGAGCGAGAACGTTGAAAAAGCCCTCATCAAAACGGGCCACGGAAGGGACGTGAAGCGCATAGAGGAGCTGGGCCTCATGGAGACCCTCCTGATACTCAAGAAGGGGACCCAGGCACCTGGAATCATCAAGGAAATAGGTCCGCACCTCAGGGGGACCCTCATAGGGGCCGTCAAGTTCCGGGAGTGA
- the tfe gene encoding transcription factor E encodes MARRKNKELLELALDMGGEEAVEVIKALEKKKESTDEELAEITGIRVNTVRKVLYMLYDQGLAEFKRIRDKETGWYYYYWRLETKRLPEIIRAKKMAELKKLREMLEEETSEIYYHCGTPGHPKLTFDEAMEYEFQCPICGQMLMQYDNTAVVEELKRRIEELEIELGLRKKPRKKK; translated from the coding sequence GTGGCGAGGAGAAAAAACAAGGAGCTCCTTGAGCTTGCACTGGACATGGGCGGTGAGGAGGCCGTTGAGGTAATCAAGGCTCTCGAAAAGAAGAAGGAATCCACCGACGAGGAGCTCGCCGAGATAACGGGCATTAGAGTCAACACCGTCAGAAAGGTCCTCTACATGCTCTACGACCAGGGACTGGCTGAGTTCAAGCGCATAAGGGATAAAGAAACCGGCTGGTATTACTACTACTGGCGCCTTGAGACCAAGCGCCTCCCGGAGATAATCCGGGCCAAGAAGATGGCGGAACTCAAGAAGCTCAGGGAGATGCTGGAGGAAGAGACCAGCGAGATTTACTACCACTGCGGCACTCCGGGTCATCCAAAGCTGACCTTCGATGAGGCCATGGAGTACGAGTTCCAGTGCCCGATATGCGGCCAGATGCTCATGCAGTACGACAACACCGCCGTCGTCGAGGAGCTCAAGAGGCGCATCGAAGAGCTCGAGATAGAGCTCGGCCTCAGGAAGAAGCCCAGGAAAAAGAAGTGA
- a CDS encoding ATP-binding cassette domain-containing protein — protein sequence MWTIEAEELRKSYPKKIPLPFRKVEWVEAVKGVSFKVKKGELFGLLGPNGAGKTTTIKMLTTLLEPSGGTARVLGLDIRRDAREIRRRINLVAEGERTLYWRLSAYENLKYFARIYYVPKREEKERIETLLKLVGLWERRNDLVMNFSRGMKQRLAIAKALINDPEVLFLDEPTLGLDVQSAIFVREFVKRLVKEEGKTVLLTTHYMAEAEELCDRIAIIDHGRIIAMDTPEGLKRLVKDEETVEIRVRELKSQSLGESPFSMAVIEDDTSTGTVRLRAQVDEEDLPRLVEWLVKRGAKVLSVEKMEPTLEDVFIKLTGRGLRD from the coding sequence ATGTGGACGATAGAAGCCGAGGAGCTTAGAAAAAGTTATCCAAAGAAGATTCCCCTTCCTTTCAGAAAGGTAGAATGGGTGGAGGCCGTAAAGGGCGTCAGCTTCAAAGTTAAGAAGGGAGAGCTCTTCGGACTCCTCGGGCCCAACGGTGCAGGAAAAACCACCACGATAAAGATGTTGACGACCCTTCTAGAGCCCAGCGGGGGGACTGCAAGAGTTCTGGGGCTGGACATACGGAGAGACGCCAGGGAGATCAGGAGAAGGATAAACCTTGTGGCGGAAGGCGAGAGAACTCTCTACTGGCGTCTTTCCGCCTATGAAAACCTCAAGTACTTCGCCAGAATATACTACGTCCCCAAAAGAGAGGAAAAGGAAAGAATAGAAACTCTCCTCAAGCTCGTAGGTCTCTGGGAGAGAAGGAATGACCTGGTGATGAACTTTTCCCGCGGTATGAAGCAGCGCCTGGCCATAGCCAAGGCACTCATAAACGACCCAGAGGTTCTCTTTCTGGACGAGCCCACCCTGGGCCTCGACGTACAGAGCGCGATATTCGTAAGGGAGTTCGTGAAGAGGCTCGTGAAGGAGGAAGGCAAGACGGTTCTTCTAACGACCCACTACATGGCCGAGGCAGAGGAGCTGTGCGACAGGATAGCGATCATCGACCACGGGAGGATAATAGCCATGGACACACCTGAGGGCCTGAAGAGGCTCGTTAAGGACGAAGAGACCGTCGAAATCAGGGTAAGGGAGTTAAAATCCCAGAGCCTCGGGGAGAGTCCCTTCAGTATGGCGGTGATCGAGGACGATACCTCGACCGGGACCGTGAGGCTCAGGGCCCAGGTTGACGAGGAAGATCTCCCCAGGCTCGTGGAATGGCTTGTAAAACGGGGTGCTAAGGTGCTGTCGGTCGAGAAAATGGAGCCGACCCTTGAGGACGTCTTCATCAAGCTCACCGGAAGGGGGCTGAGGGATTGA
- a CDS encoding ABC transporter permease: protein MILAVVEKEFRMFFRYPLRVISSIFVGIVFLLQFVYFGQAVLGGRYSTLLEASTGMGDYPTYALIGYVLWWVSVSPMEAYVWGVRRELQRGTFETNVLSPARLIGLLFGLSLSWLLMDSTLMVVVFVMGVIIFKIPITAIIVLKSLPAIAASLLAFLGFGFVFAGLVMLLKNIGPFAQIFEFAMLFLSGVFFPLTVMPAPIQALSNLLPLTHSARIVRALFTGEGYSAVGDSMAWLLLLIPAYWAIGYLLFRWAERTTRVIGYGGY from the coding sequence TTGATACTAGCCGTTGTAGAGAAGGAATTCCGGATGTTCTTCCGCTACCCTCTGAGGGTCATAAGCTCGATCTTCGTGGGGATAGTCTTCCTACTCCAGTTCGTCTACTTCGGACAGGCCGTTCTGGGAGGCAGATACTCGACCCTCCTTGAGGCCTCCACGGGAATGGGAGACTATCCCACCTACGCCCTCATAGGTTACGTCCTCTGGTGGGTCTCGGTTTCGCCGATGGAGGCGTATGTTTGGGGTGTCAGGAGAGAACTCCAGAGGGGAACCTTTGAAACCAATGTCCTATCCCCAGCGAGGCTCATCGGCCTGCTCTTCGGGCTCTCGCTGAGCTGGCTCCTCATGGATTCCACCCTTATGGTGGTCGTCTTTGTCATGGGCGTGATAATCTTCAAAATCCCTATAACCGCGATCATCGTTCTGAAGTCTCTGCCAGCCATAGCAGCGTCGCTTCTGGCGTTTTTGGGCTTCGGCTTTGTTTTTGCCGGCCTCGTTATGCTTCTGAAGAACATCGGGCCATTTGCCCAGATATTCGAGTTCGCAATGCTGTTCCTGTCCGGCGTCTTCTTCCCCCTCACCGTCATGCCAGCGCCCATTCAGGCGCTCTCCAATCTTCTCCCGCTAACCCATTCAGCACGGATCGTCAGGGCACTATTTACAGGCGAAGGATACTCCGCCGTCGGAGATTCCATGGCATGGCTGCTACTTCTGATACCGGCCTACTGGGCCATCGGCTATCTGCTCTTCCGGTGGGCAGAGAGAACGACGAGGGTGATTGGATATGGTGGCTACTGA
- a CDS encoding ABC transporter permease produces MVATELRALWGVAVKSWRIFLSYKLWFISDIALGFFFVGQALLIGIGLTGERNSEALRELTGYSDYVTFAVLGFMVLGFGMTFLSGFVWSVVDELYAGTLEYSFAAPMRRITFFLGNVLTRLLLSFAYMAVYIPLFVLLFGLNFNIVAFSRAIPVLLVGAVGMVGMGMTAAGIVLYLRDPGPFISVLEMLMFALSGAMYPISILPAGLQFLARMLPYAPTTEAVRSVVAYGYEAAAGEIAYLSVLSIAYGLLGYLTYKWSEKQARTVGLKAY; encoded by the coding sequence ATGGTGGCTACTGAGCTCAGAGCCCTCTGGGGAGTGGCCGTTAAAAGCTGGCGCATCTTCTTAAGCTACAAGCTCTGGTTCATCAGCGATATAGCCCTCGGCTTCTTTTTCGTTGGGCAGGCACTGCTCATAGGGATAGGCCTCACCGGGGAGCGGAACTCCGAAGCCCTTCGTGAGCTGACCGGCTACTCCGACTACGTAACCTTTGCCGTCCTCGGCTTCATGGTTCTGGGGTTCGGCATGACGTTTCTCAGCGGTTTCGTCTGGAGTGTTGTCGACGAGCTCTACGCCGGAACCCTTGAGTATTCGTTCGCCGCCCCGATGAGAAGGATAACCTTCTTCCTCGGCAACGTCCTCACGAGACTCCTCCTCTCATTCGCGTATATGGCAGTCTACATTCCCCTGTTCGTACTCCTGTTCGGACTGAACTTCAACATCGTAGCATTCTCACGGGCCATCCCAGTGCTCCTGGTAGGGGCCGTTGGGATGGTGGGGATGGGAATGACAGCTGCGGGAATAGTGCTCTATCTGAGGGACCCAGGCCCATTCATAAGCGTACTGGAGATGCTGATGTTCGCATTGAGCGGTGCGATGTACCCCATCTCGATACTTCCCGCTGGCCTGCAGTTCCTGGCCAGAATGCTCCCCTACGCACCCACAACTGAGGCCGTGAGAAGCGTCGTTGCCTACGGTTACGAGGCGGCGGCAGGGGAGATAGCGTATCTTTCGGTTCTCTCGATAGCATATGGCCTCCTCGGCTACCTGACGTATAAATGGAGTGAAAAACAGGCAAGAACTGTCGGTCTCAAGGCCTACTGA